In Streptomyces sp. NBC_00878, a single window of DNA contains:
- a CDS encoding VOC family protein, which translates to MAFGAGDAASVAALAERLIAAGVHIDREPRPQDTPGGGYGFRFFDPEGRLIEVSCHVAQRTARLLGPRVDSAPAQSRTELLAEAWSAAKRLLGLPA; encoded by the coding sequence ATCGCCTTCGGCGCCGGGGACGCCGCGTCCGTCGCAGCCCTCGCGGAGCGGCTCATCGCCGCCGGTGTCCACATCGACCGCGAACCCCGGCCGCAGGACACCCCCGGCGGAGGGTACGGATTCCGCTTCTTCGACCCCGAGGGCCGTCTCATCGAGGTCTCCTGCCACGTCGCACAGCGCACCGCACGCCTGCTGGGGCCCCGAGTCGATTCCGCGCCGGCTCAGTCACGCACTGAACTGCTGGCCGAGGCATGGTCGGCGGCGAAGCGGCTGCTGGGCCTTCCGGCTTAG
- a CDS encoding IPT/TIG domain-containing protein, protein MTTARQTGGTPAQVCMTLSAIAAAAATPRPSGETQEEHEQRIMRGITAQLGDPGLATGGTWQLQWLGLTPDNGNLAYIAWNSASPSEFALVVRGTVFSDPLDLLEDFEVGKTDEFDTGGSSGQVEVAKGSMDAFRRIVEQQGTQEVGASSGVTLAQMLDDLTGPKTGATVYVTGHSLGGCLATMLGPYLQQQSWQQTPKFALVTFAAPTAGLQDFADYVESLTWSLQERHVNAYDLVPLAWADIPVAEGWYPTPPGPAADAGMKALLATIAKQTHGNVYVQPGTPIVVNSDYSVRDPKALQKFLGQVAFQHANPTYLTLLGAPLTPAGPAVQEVSPASGPVGTKVTINGSGFTDDSLVDFGRVPVLRADVTVNSPSQITAKAPVGRGEVDVRVTNMIGTSRAVPGGRFSYT, encoded by the coding sequence ATGACGACAGCACGGCAGACCGGTGGAACACCGGCCCAGGTGTGCATGACCCTGTCCGCGATCGCCGCCGCCGCGGCGACCCCGCGTCCGTCCGGGGAAACCCAGGAGGAGCACGAACAGCGCATCATGCGCGGCATCACGGCGCAGCTGGGCGACCCAGGTCTCGCGACCGGCGGTACCTGGCAGCTGCAGTGGCTCGGGCTGACCCCCGACAACGGGAACCTCGCGTACATCGCCTGGAACTCCGCCAGCCCGAGCGAGTTCGCCCTGGTCGTCCGTGGGACGGTCTTCTCCGATCCGCTCGACCTCTTGGAGGACTTCGAAGTCGGCAAGACGGACGAGTTCGACACCGGCGGATCATCGGGTCAGGTCGAGGTCGCCAAGGGATCCATGGACGCGTTCCGGCGGATCGTGGAGCAGCAGGGTACGCAGGAGGTCGGCGCCTCTTCGGGCGTGACGCTCGCGCAGATGCTCGACGACCTCACCGGGCCGAAGACCGGCGCGACGGTCTATGTGACCGGGCACAGCCTGGGCGGTTGCCTCGCGACCATGCTGGGCCCCTACCTCCAGCAGCAGAGCTGGCAGCAGACACCCAAGTTCGCTCTCGTCACCTTCGCGGCCCCCACCGCCGGGCTGCAGGACTTCGCCGACTACGTCGAATCCCTGACCTGGAGCCTCCAGGAGCGCCACGTCAACGCCTACGACCTGGTCCCGCTGGCGTGGGCCGACATCCCCGTCGCCGAGGGCTGGTACCCGACGCCGCCGGGACCGGCGGCGGACGCCGGGATGAAGGCTCTCCTGGCGACGATCGCCAAGCAGACCCACGGCAACGTGTATGTCCAGCCGGGAACTCCCATCGTGGTGAACTCCGACTACTCGGTGCGCGACCCGAAGGCACTCCAGAAATTCCTGGGGCAGGTCGCCTTCCAGCACGCCAACCCCACGTATCTGACCCTGCTGGGCGCGCCTCTCACCCCCGCCGGACCGGCGGTGCAGGAGGTGTCCCCCGCCTCCGGACCCGTCGGCACCAAGGTCACCATCAACGGCAGCGGTTTCACCGACGACAGCCTCGTGGACTTCGGCCGTGTCCCGGTCCTGCGCGCCGACGTCACCGTCAACTCCCCGAGCCAGATCACCGCGAAGGCGCCCGTCGGGAGGGGCGAAGTCGACGTCCGCGTCACCAACATGATCGGTACTTCGCGCGCCGTTCCGGGGGGACGTTTCTCCTACACGTGA
- a CDS encoding MFS transporter encodes MKGTLAQVRTYERSVQLLMVNQFTINLGFYMLMPYLAAHLSGTLGLAGWVVGLVLGVRNFSQQGMFLVGGTLADRLGYKPMIIAGCVLRTVGFATLGLVDSLAALIAASAATGLAGALFNPAVRAYLAADAGEERRVEAFALFNVFYQAGILLGPLVGMVLTGVDFRITCLVAAGIFALLSIVQIRALPARRAEDAKGKEHGGRDGVLAQWRGILANRPFLLFSGAMIGSYVLTFQVYLALPLEVRRLGGEGEFGTAAVAVLFAVSGLSTIFGQTRVTAWCRARYAPGQALSWGLAVMGLAFVPLLAATAVPVPEAGVGLWLLAGVPPTLAALLLAVGTMIAYPFEMDTIVRLSGDRLVATHYGLYNTICGVGITLGNLLTGAALDAAREAGMPALPWISLVALGLACAAALYGLHRTSRLEPQGPEPQPVAA; translated from the coding sequence GTGAAGGGCACCCTCGCCCAGGTACGCACGTACGAACGCAGCGTTCAGCTGTTGATGGTCAATCAATTCACCATCAACCTGGGCTTCTACATGCTGATGCCTTACCTGGCCGCTCACCTGTCCGGCACCCTCGGGCTGGCCGGCTGGGTCGTCGGACTCGTTCTCGGCGTACGGAACTTCAGCCAGCAGGGCATGTTCCTCGTGGGCGGGACGCTTGCCGACCGCCTCGGCTACAAGCCGATGATCATCGCCGGATGCGTACTGCGCACGGTCGGCTTCGCGACGCTCGGCCTGGTCGACTCGCTGGCCGCGCTGATCGCGGCCTCCGCGGCGACCGGGCTCGCGGGGGCGCTGTTCAACCCGGCGGTCCGGGCCTACCTCGCCGCCGACGCGGGGGAGGAGCGCAGGGTCGAGGCGTTCGCGCTGTTCAACGTCTTCTACCAGGCCGGGATCCTGCTCGGCCCGCTGGTCGGAATGGTGCTGACCGGCGTCGACTTCCGCATCACCTGCCTGGTCGCGGCCGGGATCTTCGCGCTGCTCAGCATCGTGCAGATCCGCGCGCTGCCGGCCCGGCGGGCCGAGGACGCCAAGGGCAAGGAGCACGGGGGCCGGGACGGTGTACTGGCCCAGTGGCGAGGCATCCTCGCCAACCGGCCGTTCCTGCTCTTCTCCGGGGCCATGATCGGCTCGTACGTGCTGACGTTCCAGGTCTATCTCGCGCTGCCCCTTGAGGTGCGACGCCTTGGCGGAGAGGGGGAGTTCGGCACGGCGGCGGTGGCGGTTCTCTTCGCGGTCTCCGGGCTGAGCACGATATTCGGCCAGACGAGGGTGACCGCCTGGTGCAGGGCCCGGTACGCACCGGGGCAGGCGCTGAGCTGGGGACTGGCTGTCATGGGGCTGGCGTTCGTGCCGCTGCTGGCGGCCACCGCCGTGCCCGTACCGGAGGCCGGAGTGGGGCTGTGGCTGCTGGCCGGGGTGCCGCCGACGCTCGCGGCGCTGCTGCTGGCGGTCGGCACGATGATCGCGTACCCCTTCGAGATGGACACCATCGTCCGCCTCTCCGGTGACCGGCTCGTCGCCACGCACTACGGGCTGTACAACACCATCTGCGGGGTCGGCATCACCCTCGGGAACCTGCTCACGGGCGCCGCCCTCGACGCCGCCCGCGAGGCGGGGATGCCGGCGCTGCCGTGGATCTCGCTGGTGGCGCTCGGCCTCGCCTGCGCCGCCGCCCTGTACGGCCTGCACCGCACCAGCCGTCTGGAGCCTCAGGGGCCTGAACCGCAGCCCGTCGCCGCCTGA
- a CDS encoding NAD(P)/FAD-dependent oxidoreductase, which yields MNTRHHPITIIGAGLGGLTLARVLHVNGIEAAVFDLEAGRHARTQGGMLDIHTENGQVALRAAGLYDDFLALVHRGGEATRVLDKHATVHWDEGGEDEAGHGGDERPEVDRGQLRRLLLDSLPEGTIRWNRQATGARPLGDGRHEVTFTDGSRITTDLLIGADGAWSRTRTLVSDAWPAYTGISFVETTLDEADTRHPAEAALVGDGMLFALDDGKGFLAHRKTDGSLHIYTALRAAEDWLDTIDFADADVAKAAVLAEFDGWADSLKALVAHADGALVPRKVNALPVDHRWSRAPGVTLLGDAAHVMSPFAGEGANLAMLDGAQLGQAIAAHPDDTGKALAAYEEELFPRSEGKAAESAGGLELCFGPDPLPQLLGVFSGGPEDTDADRGRDGDRDRDGDRG from the coding sequence ATGAACACCCGCCACCACCCCATCACGATCATCGGCGCCGGTCTCGGCGGCCTGACCCTGGCCCGTGTGCTGCACGTGAACGGCATCGAGGCCGCCGTCTTCGACCTCGAAGCAGGGCGGCACGCCCGCACCCAGGGCGGCATGCTCGACATCCACACCGAGAACGGCCAAGTGGCGCTGCGCGCCGCCGGGCTCTACGACGACTTCCTCGCTCTCGTCCATCGCGGCGGGGAAGCCACCCGCGTACTGGACAAGCACGCCACCGTCCACTGGGACGAGGGCGGCGAGGACGAGGCCGGCCACGGCGGCGACGAACGCCCCGAGGTCGACCGCGGCCAGCTGCGTCGGCTGTTGCTCGACTCCCTGCCCGAGGGCACCATCCGCTGGAACCGGCAGGCCACCGGCGCCCGCCCGCTCGGCGACGGCCGGCACGAGGTCACCTTCACCGACGGCTCCAGGATCACCACGGATCTGCTCATCGGTGCCGACGGCGCCTGGTCCCGCACCCGCACGCTGGTCTCCGACGCCTGGCCCGCGTACACAGGCATCTCGTTCGTCGAAACCACCCTGGACGAGGCCGACACCCGCCACCCGGCCGAGGCCGCCCTCGTCGGCGACGGCATGCTCTTCGCACTCGACGACGGCAAGGGCTTCCTCGCCCACCGCAAGACCGACGGCAGCCTGCACATCTACACCGCGCTGCGGGCCGCCGAGGACTGGCTCGACACCATCGACTTCGCCGACGCGGACGTCGCGAAGGCGGCCGTCCTCGCCGAGTTCGACGGCTGGGCCGACAGCCTCAAGGCCCTGGTCGCACACGCCGACGGCGCCCTGGTGCCCCGTAAGGTCAACGCGCTGCCGGTCGACCACCGCTGGAGCCGCGCCCCAGGGGTGACCCTGCTGGGCGACGCCGCCCACGTCATGTCGCCGTTCGCCGGCGAGGGCGCCAACCTCGCCATGCTCGACGGCGCGCAGCTCGGTCAGGCCATCGCCGCCCACCCGGACGACACGGGCAAGGCGCTCGCCGCCTACGAGGAGGAGCTCTTCCCCCGCAGCGAGGGCAAGGCCGCGGAATCGGCCGGGGGGCTTGAGCTGTGCTTCGGCCCGGACCCGCTCCCTCAGCTGCTCGGGGTCTTCTCCGGCGGGCCCGAGGACACGGACGCGGACAGGGGCAGGGACGGGGACAGGGACAGGGACGGGGACAGGGGGTGA
- a CDS encoding PLP-dependent cysteine synthase family protein has protein sequence MTNTAVTPGRSALSALVGNTPLLRVSQPLTPADRGFWAKLEGFNPGGIKDRPGLHMVERARSRGELGSGARIIESTSGTLGLGLALAGMVYGHPVTLVTDPGLEMSMTRLLTAYGAQVNVVSEPHPTGGWQQARRERVQQLMAQHPGSWCPDQYNNPDNTTAYTPLALELATEMGHIDVLVCSVGTGGHSAGVSRVLRQIYPGLRVVGVDTIGSTIFGQAARPRLMRGLGSSIYPRNVAYDTFSEVHWVAPAEAVWTCRELATSHYATGGWSVGAVALVAGWLARTLPADSRIAAIFPDGPQRYLGTVFDDDYCAAHGLLDSPPVPEPEVIGRADEKEVIRWTRCTTVADPLTLAGAEAEAVTPVGPEPSGRPDAAEEESR, from the coding sequence ATGACGAACACCGCCGTCACGCCGGGTCGGTCCGCCCTGTCGGCGCTGGTGGGCAACACCCCGCTGCTGCGGGTGTCGCAGCCGCTGACACCCGCGGACCGAGGTTTCTGGGCGAAGCTGGAGGGCTTCAACCCCGGCGGGATCAAGGACCGGCCGGGTCTGCACATGGTGGAGCGGGCCCGCAGCCGAGGCGAGTTGGGATCCGGCGCCCGGATCATCGAGTCCACCAGCGGCACCCTCGGCCTGGGCCTCGCCCTGGCCGGAATGGTCTACGGCCACCCGGTCACCCTGGTCACCGACCCCGGCCTGGAGATGTCCATGACCCGGCTGCTGACCGCGTACGGCGCCCAGGTCAACGTGGTCTCCGAGCCCCACCCCACCGGCGGCTGGCAGCAGGCCCGCCGCGAGCGCGTTCAGCAGTTGATGGCGCAGCACCCCGGCTCGTGGTGCCCGGACCAGTACAACAACCCGGACAACACCACCGCCTACACCCCGCTCGCCCTGGAGCTGGCGACCGAGATGGGCCACATCGACGTCCTGGTGTGCAGCGTCGGCACGGGCGGGCACTCGGCCGGTGTCTCCCGGGTGCTGAGGCAGATCTACCCCGGGCTGAGGGTAGTAGGTGTCGACACCATCGGATCCACGATCTTCGGTCAGGCGGCCAGGCCGCGGCTGATGCGCGGCCTGGGGTCGAGCATCTACCCCCGCAACGTCGCCTACGACACCTTCTCCGAGGTCCATTGGGTGGCTCCGGCGGAGGCGGTGTGGACCTGCCGTGAGCTGGCCACCTCGCACTACGCCACCGGCGGGTGGAGCGTGGGAGCGGTCGCACTGGTCGCCGGATGGCTGGCCCGCACCCTGCCCGCGGACAGCCGGATCGCGGCGATCTTCCCCGACGGGCCGCAGCGTTATCTCGGGACGGTGTTCGACGACGACTACTGCGCCGCCCATGGCCTGCTCGACTCTCCGCCCGTGCCCGAGCCGGAGGTGATCGGACGTGCGGACGAGAAGGAGGTCATCCGCTGGACTCGGTGCACCACCGTGGCCGACCCGCTCACCTTGGCCGGCGCGGAGGCGGAGGCCGTGACACCCGTCGGGCCGGAACCGTCCGGCCGGCCCGACGCCGCGGAGGAGGAGAGCCGGTGA
- a CDS encoding MDR family MFS transporter, with the protein MSASTAPAADDIPAVPKNIRWVLLGIMLAMLLSMLDGLIVGTAMPTVVADIGGLDHMSWVVTAYTLTTTCSTPVWGKLGDLFNRKYMFLGSLVVFMIGSVLSGQASSMGELIGFRALQGIGAGGLAAGAFALIGALLPPREHGKYQGMVAIVQALGSIGGPLVGGFITAHLGWRWAFYVNIPVGLICLVWCGLLLKVPTARRGKVVIDWLGITLMTAMISAVVMAATWAGSTYAWGSWQILALAAVSVVLLVAFAASQKRADEPLLPPRIFSGHRNFPISAVLLVVAGVAMFGGTLYLPLYQQIVQGASAANSGLLLLPLMAGTVVASTVAGKVMAKTGKYKIFPVVGAASLAIGMGLLSTMDTGTSRFTTSAYMVLVGVGTGFTLQMANTIAQNSVELRDMGAASAATSLFRTLGGSLGVAVFGSLLTRALQGNGGAPVEGGHTDAAATHAMSQAARDAYAHSVAHGTQQIFLVGAVCAVAAFVAAVFIHEVPLRGKPATDQPTGKQPSEAAS; encoded by the coding sequence ATGTCCGCATCCACCGCACCTGCGGCCGACGACATACCGGCCGTGCCGAAGAACATCCGCTGGGTCCTGCTCGGCATCATGCTGGCGATGCTGCTGTCCATGCTGGACGGCCTCATCGTCGGCACCGCGATGCCCACGGTCGTCGCGGACATCGGCGGCCTCGACCACATGTCCTGGGTGGTCACCGCCTACACCCTGACCACCACCTGTTCCACTCCGGTGTGGGGCAAGCTCGGCGACCTGTTCAACCGCAAATACATGTTTCTGGGCTCGCTCGTGGTGTTCATGATCGGCTCGGTGCTCTCCGGCCAGGCGTCGTCGATGGGTGAGCTGATCGGCTTCCGTGCCCTCCAGGGGATCGGGGCCGGCGGCCTGGCCGCCGGGGCCTTCGCCCTGATCGGGGCGCTGCTGCCGCCCCGCGAGCACGGCAAGTACCAGGGCATGGTGGCGATCGTCCAGGCCCTCGGCAGCATCGGCGGCCCGCTGGTGGGCGGCTTCATCACGGCGCACCTGGGCTGGCGCTGGGCCTTCTACGTCAACATTCCCGTCGGCCTGATCTGCCTGGTGTGGTGCGGGCTCCTGCTGAAGGTGCCGACCGCCCGCCGCGGCAAGGTCGTCATCGACTGGCTCGGCATCACCCTCATGACCGCGATGATCAGCGCCGTCGTCATGGCCGCGACCTGGGCCGGCAGCACGTACGCCTGGGGCTCCTGGCAGATCCTCGCTCTCGCCGCGGTCTCCGTGGTCCTCCTGGTCGCCTTCGCCGCCTCCCAGAAGCGGGCCGACGAACCGCTGCTGCCGCCGCGGATCTTCAGCGGGCACCGCAACTTCCCTATCTCCGCCGTCCTGCTCGTCGTCGCCGGTGTGGCCATGTTCGGCGGCACGTTGTACCTGCCGCTGTACCAGCAGATCGTGCAGGGTGCCTCGGCCGCCAACTCCGGGCTGCTCCTGCTGCCGCTGATGGCGGGGACCGTCGTCGCCTCCACGGTCGCGGGCAAGGTGATGGCCAAGACCGGCAAGTACAAGATCTTCCCCGTCGTGGGCGCCGCCTCGCTCGCCATCGGCATGGGACTGCTGTCCACCATGGACACCGGGACGTCCCGCTTCACGACCAGCGCCTACATGGTCCTGGTCGGGGTGGGCACCGGCTTCACCCTCCAGATGGCCAACACCATCGCCCAGAACAGCGTCGAACTGCGCGACATGGGCGCCGCATCCGCGGCCACCAGCCTCTTCCGTACCCTCGGCGGGTCCCTGGGCGTCGCCGTCTTCGGTTCCCTGCTCACCCGCGCCCTCCAGGGCAACGGCGGCGCTCCGGTCGAGGGCGGCCACACGGACGCCGCCGCCACACACGCCATGTCCCAGGCGGCGAGGGACGCCTACGCGCACTCCGTGGCCCACGGCACCCAGCAGATCTTCCTGGTCGGCGCGGTCTGTGCCGTGGCGGCCTTCGTCGCGGCCGTCTTCATCCACGAGGTTCCGCTGCGCGGCAAGCCCGCCACCGATCAGCCGACCGGGAAGCAGCCGTCCGAAGCCGCCTCCTGA
- a CDS encoding PIG-L family deacetylase, translating to MADRPLTLMAVHAHPDDEATGTGGVLARYAAEGIRTVLVTCTDGGCGDGPGGVKPGDPGHDPAAVALMRRQELQESCDVLKVSDLEMLDYADSGMMGWPSNDAPGSFWQTPVEEGAARLAELMRHYRPDVVVTYDENGFYGHPDHIQAHRITMAALEMTALTPKVYWTTMPRSGMQRFGEIMREFHPDMPEPDPAEAAAMAEIGLPDDEITTWVDTTAFSGQKFDALAAHASQGENIFFLRMGKEKFGELMGMETFVRVQDATGAAVPENDLFAGLR from the coding sequence ATGGCTGACCGGCCCTTGACGCTCATGGCAGTACACGCCCACCCCGACGACGAGGCCACCGGAACCGGAGGGGTCCTCGCGCGGTACGCGGCGGAAGGCATCCGCACGGTTCTCGTGACGTGTACCGACGGCGGTTGCGGTGACGGACCGGGGGGTGTCAAGCCGGGCGATCCCGGCCACGATCCGGCGGCCGTCGCCTTGATGCGACGTCAAGAACTTCAGGAGAGCTGTGACGTCCTGAAGGTCAGCGATCTGGAGATGCTGGACTACGCCGACTCCGGGATGATGGGCTGGCCGAGCAACGACGCCCCCGGATCCTTCTGGCAGACCCCCGTGGAGGAAGGCGCGGCTCGACTCGCGGAACTCATGCGGCACTACCGACCCGATGTGGTCGTCACCTACGACGAAAACGGCTTCTACGGCCACCCCGACCACATCCAGGCCCACCGCATCACGATGGCGGCGCTGGAGATGACCGCGCTGACACCAAAGGTGTACTGGACGACGATGCCCCGCTCGGGGATGCAGCGGTTCGGGGAGATCATGCGCGAGTTCCATCCGGACATGCCGGAGCCGGATCCCGCCGAGGCCGCCGCGATGGCCGAGATCGGCCTCCCCGACGACGAGATCACCACGTGGGTGGACACCACCGCGTTCAGCGGCCAGAAGTTCGACGCGTTGGCCGCGCACGCCAGTCAGGGCGAGAACATCTTCTTCCTCAGGATGGGCAAGGAGAAGTTCGGCGAGTTGATGGGCATGGAGACCTTCGTACGTGTCCAGGACGCCACCGGCGCGGCCGTACCCGAGAACGATCTCTTCGCCGGACTGCGCTGA
- a CDS encoding DUF6153 family protein, whose product MARSRTGGTVRWIRGMLVTACAVLAVLLVLAVLLHHELPAAPVVTPATHAMSAPAPASASAAHHATTHGGSAEPGSAAHGTDGAACPSMAMQLCVAAGVGSVQLASPSESPTSAVPAQYAAVGGTDHIARSVNRAPPDLSVLSQLRI is encoded by the coding sequence ATGGCTCGGTCACGGACCGGCGGCACCGTCCGCTGGATACGCGGCATGCTCGTCACCGCGTGCGCCGTACTCGCGGTGCTCCTCGTACTCGCGGTGCTCCTGCACCACGAGCTGCCCGCCGCACCGGTGGTGACACCCGCGACGCACGCCATGTCCGCACCGGCACCCGCCTCGGCGTCCGCCGCCCACCACGCCACCACCCATGGGGGCTCAGCAGAACCCGGCAGCGCGGCGCATGGCACCGACGGCGCCGCCTGCCCCTCCATGGCCATGCAGCTCTGCGTCGCCGCCGGCGTCGGCTCCGTACAGCTCGCGTCCCCGTCCGAGTCGCCGACCTCGGCCGTCCCGGCCCAGTACGCGGCGGTCGGGGGCACGGACCACATCGCGCGATCCGTGAATCGCGCGCCACCCGATCTGTCAGTCCTCTCTCAACTGCGCATATAG